A genomic segment from Luteolibacter ambystomatis encodes:
- the tatC gene encoding twin-arginine translocase subunit TatC, translating into MFILKKLFQLRDHATVDSEKPFLEHLEDLRKTITRMVLTLVIAMIACFSLQGRLMQILRSPVDKIWQIHQEELIPEKEKVSETLTVEKWEQAKKLEQAAAPLAPVEREALYSAAGDDKLVFHAKSVALLRGALALPDEKREAFLKSIPGSGGGQQPEALQRGGYSAEAMQKQIRALIESKASPVIDTKGSTMSTLKPTESFMLSMKLAFFAGIVVSFPLLLYFLLQFILPGLHGHEKKVLWPALGIGFGLFVGGVLFAYFLVLPRTLLFFADWGKDMGISNDWRIGEYISFATQFTLLFGAAFELPVVVMVCVKLGLLGYETMRKTRRYAIVAIFVIAAVLTPTPDMLTQCLMAAPMVILYEACIWMAWWDEKKKAKMEQAEARERMERLLLDAETQPDPYATEEGEDGSLPEVRAASHHSEIAGDHDEPPVEHDPDLLPPPTTQEEPRKE; encoded by the coding sequence ATGTTCATCCTCAAAAAACTGTTCCAACTCCGGGACCACGCGACCGTCGATTCGGAGAAGCCTTTCCTGGAACATTTGGAGGATCTGCGGAAGACGATCACCAGGATGGTGCTTACGCTGGTGATCGCGATGATCGCCTGCTTTTCACTGCAGGGCCGCCTGATGCAGATCCTGCGGTCGCCGGTCGATAAGATTTGGCAGATTCATCAGGAAGAGTTGATACCGGAAAAGGAGAAGGTTTCGGAAACACTCACGGTGGAAAAATGGGAGCAGGCGAAAAAGCTGGAACAAGCAGCCGCACCACTCGCCCCTGTTGAGCGCGAGGCACTCTACTCGGCGGCGGGGGATGACAAGCTGGTCTTTCATGCGAAGTCGGTGGCATTGCTGCGCGGAGCGCTGGCTTTGCCGGATGAGAAGCGCGAGGCATTCCTGAAATCGATTCCGGGCAGCGGCGGCGGCCAGCAGCCCGAGGCTCTCCAGCGGGGAGGCTATTCGGCGGAGGCGATGCAGAAGCAGATCCGTGCGTTGATCGAGTCCAAAGCCAGCCCGGTGATCGATACCAAGGGCAGCACGATGTCCACCTTGAAGCCTACGGAGTCCTTCATGCTTTCGATGAAGCTGGCGTTCTTCGCCGGTATCGTCGTGAGCTTTCCGCTGCTGCTTTATTTCCTCCTCCAGTTCATCCTGCCGGGCCTGCACGGGCATGAGAAGAAGGTGCTGTGGCCCGCGCTTGGGATTGGCTTCGGTCTGTTTGTCGGCGGGGTATTGTTCGCATACTTCCTGGTGTTGCCACGGACGCTGCTGTTCTTCGCCGATTGGGGCAAGGACATGGGCATTTCCAATGACTGGCGGATCGGGGAATATATTTCCTTTGCCACCCAGTTCACCCTGCTCTTTGGCGCGGCCTTCGAACTGCCGGTGGTGGTGATGGTCTGTGTGAAGCTCGGCCTGTTGGGCTACGAGACAATGAGGAAGACCCGCCGCTACGCCATCGTGGCCATCTTCGTCATCGCCGCCGTCCTCACGCCGACACCGGACATGCTGACCCAGTGCCTCATGGCCGCGCCGATGGTCATCCTCTACGAGGCCTGTATCTGGATGGCCTGGTGGGATGAGAAGAAGAAGGCGAAGATGGAGCAGGCCGAGGCCCGGGAGCGTATGGAGCGCCTGCTGCTGGATGCCGAGACGCAGCCGGATCCGTACGCGACGGAGGAAGGCGAGGATGGAAGCCTGCCGGAGGTCCGTGCCGCCTCCCATCACAGCGAAATCGCCGGGGATCATGATGAACCGCCCGTGGAGCATGATCCGGATCTGCTGCCGCCGCCGACCACCCAGGAAGAGCCGCGGAAGGAGTAA